From Salvelinus fontinalis isolate EN_2023a chromosome 37, ASM2944872v1, whole genome shotgun sequence, the proteins below share one genomic window:
- the tmem26a gene encoding transmembrane protein 26 produces the protein MAFVVKFSCAVVTRLLFILISLIGVWRVTLVKDDNIYWFLTFLFLPLVVEMIITLKRRKGKDYKWFSPAIMLFLVSIIPSIWILELHHQHQNSSDLQCKKLDSWENVRSMISLNETVGNLTVQTYLKGLDQLLSTVCPNDWILALHQVLLILLIIGKWLLPLGGGVTREELSQLLLIFVGTAADILEFTSETLSDVKENSPQLVYIILAVWTWSMLQFPLHLAVVNSKPESEGEGQGDSLLTKHSTDIWSIIESLFIQDGPFLVVRLTVMTYFDVFHQMLVFFAIKNFLVVILNFYRLAVICQNYRPVVRSRSSTNIPDCSRVEVERKYGEGRLERDKVPASALEEVNTDCESTIT, from the exons ATGGCGTTTGTGGTCAAATTTTCGTGTGCGGTAGTTACTAGGTTGCTTTTTATTCTTATCTCACTCATCGGAGTTTGGAGAGTGACATTGGTTAAAGATGACAATATCTACTGGTTTCTGACATTCCTCTTTCTACCTCTCGTTGTCGAAATGATAATAACTTTGAAAAGAAGAAAGGGAAAAGATTATAAATG GTTCTCGCCAGCCATTATGTTGTTCCTTGTCAGTATCATTCCATCCATCTGGATTCTGGAACTACATCATCAGCATCAAAACTCTAGTGACCTCCAG TGCAAGAAACTGGACTCATGGGAAAATGTGAGAAGCATGATTTCTCTGAACGAAACGGTTGGGAATTTAACGGTTCAAACCTATCTAAAG GGTCTTGACCAACTCTTGTCCACGGTTTGTCCCAACGACTGGATCCTGGCCCTCCATCAGGTCCTTCTAATCCTACTCATCATAGGGAAGTGGCTACTCCCACTGGGGGGCGGGGTCACACGGGAGGAGCTCTCCCAGCTCCTGCTCATCTTCGTTGGCACAGCAGCTGACATCTTGGAGTTCACCAGTGAAACACTGTCTGATGTCAA GGAAAACAGCCCTCAGCTGGTGTACATCATCTTGGCGGTGTGGACCTGGAGCATGTTACAGTTTCCTCTCCATCTGGCCG tGGTGAACTCAAAGCCAGAAAGCGAGGGTGAGGGCCAAGGCGATTCCCTCCTGACCAAGCACAGCACAGACATATGGAGCATCATTGAGAGCCTATTCATCCAGGATGGCCCTTTCCTTGTGGTCCGGCTCACCGTCATGACCTACTTTGATGTATTCCACCAGATGTTGGTGTTCTTTGCAATTAAAAACTTCCTGGTGGTCATCCTAAACTTCTACCGGCTGGCCGTCATATGCCAGAACTACAGACCTGTAGTCAGGTCCAGAAGCAGCACTAACATCCCTGATTGTAgtagggtagaggtggagaggaagTATGGGGAGGGGAGGTTGGAGAGAGACAAGGTTCCTGCCTCTGCTTTGGAGGAAGTTAATACAGACTGTGAAAGTACCATTACGTAG